From the Paenibacillus sp. MMS20-IR301 genome, the window AGGCGGTAGCAGCCGCTCACAAAGTCCCGCTGGAGTTCCGGCAGCATCAGGCCGGCCTGCATCAGGTAGTCCCCGCCGTAAACCTCACCGCTGCCCTCAACCTGATAATCGAAGTCCGGGTTCAGGCCGCTGAGCAGGAGCATCCGGCGCGGCGGATGCGGAACCGCCAGTACCCGGAAGTAGTAGACTAGCGCCTCGCGCTGATCCTCCGAGACGAACATCCAGGCCGTATCATTGCCTTCAAACGGACTCTCCAGCCGGTAGAGATTGCCCTGCTGCACCAGACTGCGGATTTCCTTATAGTTCGCTACCTGAGCCTTCGCCAGCTCCTTCTCCTCCGGAGTAAACTTTGTCAGATCCAGCTCATACCCGAAGTTACCGGACATGGCCACATCTCCCCGGAAGGACAGCGGGGTAAGCCGCCCCACCTGATGATTCGGCACCGCAGAGACATGCGCCCCCATCGCGCTGGCCGGATAGATCAGGCTGGTGCCGTACTGGATCTTGAGACGTTCAACAGCATCCGTATCATCGCTGGTCCAGGTCTGCGGCATATAGTAGAGCATACCGGGATCGAACCTTCCGCCGCCGCTGCAGCAGCTTTCAAACAGGATATGCGGGAATGCCGCCGTCAGCCGCTCAAGCAGCTCGTACAATCCGAGCACATAGCGGTGGGCGGTCTCTTCCTGCCGCTCTGCCGGGAGCTGCGCCGAACCGATCTCCGTCAGGCAGCGGTTCATATCCCATTTGATATAGGTGACCGGAACCGCAGAGAAGATACGGCTGAGCGATTCGAAAATATACTCCCGCACCTCCGCCCTCGTGTAATCGAGCACCAGCTGCCAGCGGGCCTCCGTGCGGCGGCGGCCCGGAACATGCAGACACCAGTCCGGGTGGCTGCGGTACAGGTCGCTGTCCGGCGAGATCATCTCCGGCTCTACCCACAGACCGAACTTCAGGCCGTGGCTGTTCACCCGCTGTGCCAGATCGGACAGGCCGCCGGGCAGCTTGCGCAGATCCTCGGTCCAGTCGCCGAGCGAGGAGTTGTCTGCATCTCTTTTGCCGAACCAGCCGTCATCCAGCACGAACAGCTCAATGCCGAGCTTCGCCCCTTCAGCCGCAATCGCCTCCAGCTTGTCGGTATCGAAGTTGAAATACGTGGCTTCCCAGTTATTGACCAGAATCGGGCGTTCCTTGTCCCTGTACTGGCCTCTGCAGAGCCGGGTCCGGTACAGCCGGTGATAGGTTCTCGACATTTCACCAATTCCTTGGCCGGAATAGACCATAACAGTCTCCGGTGTCTGGAAACCGGCGCCCGGCTCAAGCAGCCAGGAGAAGTCCAGGGAGTTCAGCCCGATGGTAAACCGGGTGGTCCTGAACGAATCCACCTCAGCTTCGGCCTCGAAGCTGCCGCTGTAGACCAGGGAGAAGCCGAACACTTCACCCTGGTTCTCATCCGCGCCGGACTTAGCCAGCGCCGCAAATGGATTATGCTGGTGGCTGCTCATCCCCCGGCGGCTGTGGATTGCTGTATTTCCCTGCTCCAGACGCCTGCGGGTGATCCCCGCCTCCCGTGACCAGGCACCGGACAGGTAGATCATGTCCATGTCGGCGGCCGGGAAATCAACCGAGGCGCTAAGTGCACGCTGTAGCTGCAGCTGTGCCGTACCTTCATTAACAAATTCCACAGAACGGGCAATCACATTCCGCTCCTTATACACAGTGTACTTGAGCGTAACGGTGAGCTTGGCGTAATCATCCTTCAGGATCAGCTCCAGCGTATCCGCTTCCTCCGGAGACTCTACATAGACTGCAGGCAGACCGGTAAGCTCCGGCTTACCGGCTGTGATCCGATACCCGCTGTAACACAGCTCCGTAATTCGCGTGCCGTCTGTAAGCTTAGCCTGATACGCCGGAACCCGGAAATCCCCGGTTCCGTACTGCGGATACTCCTGCGGCAGCCGGTCCAGCGAACCATGGGCTACCGGCAGCAGTAGCCCGTCCAGATTACTGCCCTCGCGCAGCCGTTTCCCCCAATAGAGATGCGCCGGATAGTTATTCACCAGCCCGATCACATAACTCATGCCTGTACTCTGCAGGTGGAATATTCCCTTATCTTCCTGAACCCAAATCGCCATGCTCCGATTCCTTCTCTCCTGAAGATTGATAATATACGGCCAATATTTCTATTAAAAACAGCTCATACAAGCAGACTGGAGCCGCCATTTCGCTGCAAACGCCCTTTTTCTCCGCCATGCGGACAGGAGAGCCGTTATTTCACTGAAAATACCCCTTTTCCCCGCCATGCGGACACAGAAGCCGTTATTAGTCCGCTTCATCGTCCAAAAGCCCCCGAATGTGGCAAATAGGATCTCCTGAGTCCGCAAGATCAAGAAATAGTTGTAAATTCGGCAAATAGTTATCATGAACGAAACCGACATCGCAATTTGTTTATCTCGTAGGTTAAATTGGAAATCCTAAGAGTGAATGGCTCAAAGATCCCAATTCAGAGCTAACAAACAAAAAGGAGTCGGTTTACTAATGAGTATCGCCAAAAAGTATATTGGATTAGACGTATCCAAAGCCAAAATTGCTGTAGCCATCGCAGATGAGGGCCGTGGCGAACCCCGCTTTTGGGGGATTATCGAACATACCAAGGAACGCATACTAAAGCTTCTACATCAACTGCAAGGTTCCGGTGAATCCCGAGTGGAACTGGAAGTCTGCTACGAAGCCGGGCCCACCGGGTACATGCTTCACCGTTGGCTCCTCGAAGCCGGCATTGCCTGTACCGTTGTTGCTCCTTCTCTTATCCCTCAGCGCGCTGGGGACCGGATTAAAACCGACAAGCGGGATGCGCTTCGCTTGGCTCAACTCTTTCGGGCTGGCGAACTAACGGGGATCTACATCCCCTCTCCTGAGGAGGAAGCGCTCCGGGATCTCGTTCGAGCCCGCGAGGACGCCAAAGAAGATATGAACCGCCACAAGCAGCGCATGGGCAAGTTCCTGCTGCGTTTGCAGCTCTTCCCTCCAAGCAAGGTCAAGGCCTGGACCTTCGCCTTTGAAGAGTGGCTGGATACCCTCCGCTTCGAGAGTTCCTGCCACCGCATAGTCTTCCAGGAATACCGGGAGAGCATTCGAGAAACGGCAGAACGACTTCGGCGTTACGAAAAAGAGATCGAGCGTCTCTCTCACACCCATGTGCAGGCGCCACTTATTGAAGCCCTTCAGGCGCTGCGAGGAGTGGCCACACTCACCGCTACCACACTGGTGTCGGAGATGGTCAGTGTGACGCGGTTTGCCAGCGCCCCCTCGTTCATGAGCTACTGTGGGTTAGTACCCAGTGAACACTCCAGCGGTGTGAGCCGTAGTCAGGGAAAGCTGACCAAGGCAGGCAATGCACATTTGCGGCGGGTGCTGGTCGAAGCGGCCCACCATTACCGGCACTCACCGGGCGTACGGCGCAAATTGCGGGAGCGAATCAGCGGACTGCCGCCGGAGGTGCAGCGAATGGCCTTTGAGGCACAAAATCGACTTCATCGCAAATACATGACGATGCTGGGAAAAGGGAAGCACAAATCGAAAATCGTAGCCGCCATTGCCCGGGAGCTTGCCGGCTTTGTATGGGCTATTGCCAGAGTTCTGGAGAAGGGCGACCGAAACCCAGCCACGGATTCTCTAATTGCCGGATAACCCTTGCCGTACATGGACGACAAGGCCACACGTTACGTTACTGAAAAAAAGTCCCACCCTAAAAGAAAGGAAGTGAAAACCGGGAAGCTAGAGCATGACTTACCTTGGAGGCAAAATCGAGCAAGGTGAAGAGAAACGCCGCGGAAGACCTTTGTGCCCGTTTGCTTGCAAACGACGGACGAAAATAGTTAGCGGCAGGCTCTTCAGATGGATAGATACCATGTGTAAACCCACGAATATCAGGATGCCAACCAGCGAATGATTTTTGCCTCCAAGTTAAGAACATGCTCCTCCCTATGTGTTGAGAAGAAAGGTTAAACACTGCGTCAACCCTTTGGGAAAAAGGGAACCTCCTCTAAAAGACGTCAATTGATAGGTTTGTTTAAGTGCGCCAAAAACGGGATTGCTACTGCGGCGCTTGACTGTTTCGTTCATATCAAGGTCATCTCAGTCCGTAAGCCGCCCCACGCTAGAGCACCATGCCGGCCAATTCGGCAACCAGGTCCCAAACTAAGCACCATCACCTGCCTTACCGCAACTATGCCCGCACTGAGCAACATCCCCAGCTTTACCGCAACTCTGCCCGCACTGGGCACCATCACCAGCTTTACCGCAACTTTGCCGCACTGAGCACCATTACCAGCTTTACCGCAACTCTAGCTGATTTCCCCGGCCCGCACAGCCGGGGCCTAGCAAGCGCCGCCCACTGGCCGGCTTAGATATAATCCGCCATCGAGCGGACTTCAAGCCCCTGCGGCACTGCCGGTGCGAAGCCGGAGCGGCCCTGGCCGCTGAGGGAGAATTGCACGGTCTTCGGCTCGCCCGGAAGCAGATCGAAGTAGTTGTCCGAGAAGATGCCCTCCTGCTCAGCTGTCAGGTAGACTCCTCTCGCCAGCACATTACTGCTCAGCGTAAAGCTCGTGCCTGCACTATCCGGCACTTCAGTCACCGTAATCACCGGCTGGCTGAGCGGAATGTCCTTGGCGGCAGCGAAGTAATGCTCTTTATGCTCCAGCACCTGCCCCACCTCTAGCAGGGAAGCTGCCAGCAGCACCCCGCTGGGCTCATAGCCTTCCAGCAGCCCGGCAACCGGCTGCGTGAATACCACCGCTGCCGAATCAGCGGCAAGGGTAACCGGCTGTGACCATTCACGAAGCACAGCACCGCTGAAGTCCTGCAGCCGGATCACCAGCTCGCCGTCCAGCGGCTCGCGCCGGTCGGAGACAGCATGCACCTTAAGATTCTCTGCATCTGTACTGTCAACGGACAGCAGCACCGGCTTGAAGGA encodes:
- a CDS encoding IS110 family transposase, whose protein sequence is MSIAKKYIGLDVSKAKIAVAIADEGRGEPRFWGIIEHTKERILKLLHQLQGSGESRVELEVCYEAGPTGYMLHRWLLEAGIACTVVAPSLIPQRAGDRIKTDKRDALRLAQLFRAGELTGIYIPSPEEEALRDLVRAREDAKEDMNRHKQRMGKFLLRLQLFPPSKVKAWTFAFEEWLDTLRFESSCHRIVFQEYRESIRETAERLRRYEKEIERLSHTHVQAPLIEALQALRGVATLTATTLVSEMVSVTRFASAPSFMSYCGLVPSEHSSGVSRSQGKLTKAGNAHLRRVLVEAAHHYRHSPGVRRKLRERISGLPPEVQRMAFEAQNRLHRKYMTMLGKGKHKSKIVAAIARELAGFVWAIARVLEKGDRNPATDSLIAG
- a CDS encoding alpha-galactosidase, producing the protein MAIWVQEDKGIFHLQSTGMSYVIGLVNNYPAHLYWGKRLREGSNLDGLLLPVAHGSLDRLPQEYPQYGTGDFRVPAYQAKLTDGTRITELCYSGYRITAGKPELTGLPAVYVESPEEADTLELILKDDYAKLTVTLKYTVYKERNVIARSVEFVNEGTAQLQLQRALSASVDFPAADMDMIYLSGAWSREAGITRRRLEQGNTAIHSRRGMSSHQHNPFAALAKSGADENQGEVFGFSLVYSGSFEAEAEVDSFRTTRFTIGLNSLDFSWLLEPGAGFQTPETVMVYSGQGIGEMSRTYHRLYRTRLCRGQYRDKERPILVNNWEATYFNFDTDKLEAIAAEGAKLGIELFVLDDGWFGKRDADNSSLGDWTEDLRKLPGGLSDLAQRVNSHGLKFGLWVEPEMISPDSDLYRSHPDWCLHVPGRRRTEARWQLVLDYTRAEVREYIFESLSRIFSAVPVTYIKWDMNRCLTEIGSAQLPAERQEETAHRYVLGLYELLERLTAAFPHILFESCCSGGGRFDPGMLYYMPQTWTSDDTDAVERLKIQYGTSLIYPASAMGAHVSAVPNHQVGRLTPLSFRGDVAMSGNFGYELDLTKFTPEEKELAKAQVANYKEIRSLVQQGNLYRLESPFEGNDTAWMFVSEDQREALVYYFRVLAVPHPPRRMLLLSGLNPDFDYQVEGSGEVYGGDYLMQAGLMLPELQRDFVSGCYRLKA